One genomic segment of Deinococcus arcticus includes these proteins:
- a CDS encoding PadR family transcriptional regulator, translating into MNPDLLRGNLDLILLTLLEPRPLYGFAIIQTARERTQGYFEFKEGSLYPALHRLEAEGLLAAQPGEVGRNGKPRKYYAITDRGRQVLEAKRQEFSAFTGAVARLGRSGA; encoded by the coding sequence ATGAACCCCGATCTGCTGCGCGGCAACCTGGACCTGATTCTGCTGACCCTACTCGAACCCCGGCCCCTGTACGGCTTTGCCATTATCCAGACGGCCCGGGAGCGCACCCAGGGGTACTTTGAATTCAAGGAAGGCAGCCTCTACCCGGCCCTGCACCGCCTGGAAGCCGAGGGCCTGCTGGCCGCGCAGCCCGGCGAGGTGGGGCGCAACGGCAAGCCGCGCAAGTACTACGCCATCACGGACCGGGGGCGGCAGGTGCTGGAGGCCAAGCGCCAGGAATTCAGCGCCTTTACTGGCGCCGTGGCCCGCCTGGGCCGGAGCGGCGCATGA